A single genomic interval of Halobacillus halophilus DSM 2266 harbors:
- a CDS encoding short-chain fatty acid transporter, whose product MRLLKGMTLFFDRLVQRYLPDAFLFAVILTLVVFGLGIGFTESSPVQMVQFWGDGFWDLLAFAMQMSLIVVTGYILANTPLVKSGLERLSTLAKTPGQAILLVSFTAAAACLVNYGFGLVVGALLAIHVARRVPNVDYRLLMASAYSGFLLWHGGLSGSIPLTIATEDHFLSDTIGSVPITETLFSGMNLFIVFVLLVSLPFLNLWLLKTSGDLSKNNLELLHEDRAEEELAATAEQMTPAERLENSAIVSIAIGLLGLSFVIYFFVQNGLDLNINIVNFLFLFLGILFHKTPRNFLNSVNEAVKNAGGIIIQFPFYAGIMGMMVASGLSEQMSSWFVSISTEFTFPLFAFISAGIVNFFVPSGGGQWAVQAPIMVPAAMDLDVSTAKTAMAVAWGDSWTNMIQPFWALPLLAIAGLKVKDIMGFCVIIFLWSFIPISIALLFIN is encoded by the coding sequence ATGAGGTTGCTTAAAGGAATGACTTTGTTTTTTGATCGACTGGTTCAGCGGTATCTACCGGATGCGTTTTTGTTTGCGGTCATATTAACACTCGTGGTGTTCGGTCTTGGGATTGGTTTTACAGAAAGTTCTCCCGTTCAAATGGTTCAATTCTGGGGAGACGGGTTTTGGGATTTATTAGCTTTTGCCATGCAGATGTCTTTAATTGTTGTAACTGGATACATATTAGCCAACACCCCGCTTGTTAAGAGTGGGCTAGAGAGATTGAGTACGCTGGCTAAAACGCCAGGCCAGGCTATCTTGTTAGTTTCTTTTACTGCAGCGGCAGCGTGTTTAGTTAATTATGGCTTTGGTTTAGTTGTAGGAGCTTTACTGGCGATTCACGTAGCCAGACGTGTACCAAACGTGGATTATCGATTATTAATGGCCAGTGCCTACAGTGGATTTTTACTGTGGCACGGAGGATTGTCTGGTTCCATCCCTCTTACGATTGCAACGGAAGATCATTTTCTTTCGGACACGATTGGTTCGGTCCCGATTACAGAGACTCTTTTTAGCGGTATGAATTTATTTATCGTCTTTGTTCTATTAGTGTCCCTGCCGTTTCTGAATTTATGGCTGTTAAAGACCAGTGGTGATTTGAGCAAAAATAACCTGGAGCTGTTACATGAAGATCGGGCGGAAGAAGAGCTTGCAGCAACTGCTGAGCAGATGACACCTGCCGAACGTTTAGAAAACAGCGCCATCGTTTCGATCGCGATAGGGTTGTTAGGGCTATCGTTTGTTATTTACTTTTTCGTACAGAATGGTCTCGATTTGAATATCAATATCGTCAACTTTCTCTTCCTGTTCCTGGGGATTCTGTTTCATAAAACCCCTCGGAATTTTTTGAACAGTGTCAACGAAGCGGTAAAAAACGCAGGTGGTATCATCATTCAGTTTCCTTTCTATGCAGGGATTATGGGAATGATGGTGGCTTCTGGATTATCTGAGCAAATGTCTTCCTGGTTTGTAAGTATATCTACGGAATTCACATTTCCTTTGTTTGCTTTTATTAGTGCTGGAATTGTTAACTTCTTTGTCCCTTCCGGCGGAGGGCAATGGGCTGTCCAAGCACCAATCATGGTTCCGGCTGCGATGGATCTTGATGTCAGTACCGCCAAAACAGCGATGGCTGTTGCCTGGGGAGATTCATGGACGAACATGATTCAGCCATTTTGGGCTCTACCTCTGCTTGCAATCGCTGGGTTGAAAGTGAAAGATATTATGGGATTCTGCGTGATCATTTTTCTTTGGAGTTTCATTCCGATCTCCATCGCTCTATTATTCATCAATTGA
- a CDS encoding sporulation protein gives MFKKFLASVGVGSAKVDTQLEKAQFVPGEDVHGKVVIKGGDVEQPIDSIHIFLMTEALRESGDKKIKEKVAIQKYPIAHQETIKEGETKEIPFSIQLPYHTPASLGRLPLWFETGLDIPMALDPEDRDPIKVSPHPYIEKVLDALENRLGFRLREVEMEYSKHFGYVQEFEFAPGGDYRSYLDELEAIFFLKENHVDVMLEVDRRARGLGGLFAEALEMDESRTKVTLTSDELNGSLDGVARKLQQTIDQFKQ, from the coding sequence ATGTTCAAGAAATTTTTAGCAAGTGTAGGTGTGGGATCGGCTAAGGTAGACACCCAGTTGGAAAAAGCACAATTTGTACCAGGTGAAGACGTGCACGGGAAAGTCGTCATCAAAGGTGGAGATGTAGAACAACCCATCGACTCCATCCACATTTTCCTCATGACAGAAGCCCTCCGTGAATCGGGCGATAAGAAAATCAAAGAAAAAGTCGCGATCCAGAAATACCCGATCGCTCATCAGGAGACGATTAAAGAAGGCGAAACAAAGGAAATCCCATTTTCAATTCAGCTTCCGTATCACACCCCTGCTTCCCTCGGAAGGCTGCCGCTTTGGTTTGAAACGGGACTGGATATTCCTATGGCTCTGGATCCAGAAGACCGCGATCCGATTAAGGTATCCCCGCACCCTTACATTGAAAAAGTACTGGACGCATTAGAGAACAGACTTGGTTTCCGCCTTAGAGAAGTGGAAATGGAGTATTCCAAACACTTTGGTTACGTGCAGGAATTCGAATTCGCCCCAGGCGGAGACTACCGTTCTTACTTAGATGAACTGGAAGCGATTTTCTTTTTAAAAGAAAACCATGTTGATGTGATGCTTGAAGTGGATCGACGTGCCCGAGGTCTTGGCGGGTTATTTGCTGAAGCCCTGGAAATGGATGAAAGCCGAACGAAAGTCACGCTTACGAGCGACGAACTTAACGGTTCGTTAGATGGCGTAGCACGTAAGCTGCAGCAAACCATTGATCAATTCAAACAATGA
- a CDS encoding SRPBCC family protein, translated as MEWKEERTIEANIETVWNLFREENMPVIMPKVIENEPVHIEEGGVGSKYRQKYQEGKRVETYIVETVGYEDTDEKKFKQLNFTLAKAFDITFSFTLEKVTESTTRFIYEGNNRGVNFVGRALMKLGSKKNNQKVVNDFMDRVEEEALKEEART; from the coding sequence ATGGAATGGAAAGAAGAGCGAACCATAGAAGCGAATATAGAAACGGTATGGAATTTATTTCGGGAGGAAAACATGCCTGTGATTATGCCGAAAGTTATTGAAAATGAGCCGGTTCACATAGAAGAAGGGGGAGTGGGATCTAAATACCGGCAAAAGTACCAGGAAGGGAAACGCGTAGAAACCTATATCGTGGAAACGGTAGGGTATGAAGATACGGATGAGAAAAAGTTTAAACAGCTTAACTTTACCTTAGCGAAAGCATTCGATATTACTTTTTCTTTCACCCTTGAAAAAGTGACTGAGTCCACGACCCGCTTTATTTATGAAGGGAATAACCGGGGAGTCAACTTTGTGGGCAGAGCGCTTATGAAGCTTGGAAGTAAGAAGAACAACCAAAAGGTCGTAAATGACTTTATGGACCGTGTGGAGGAAGAAGCATTAAAAGAAGAAGCTAGGACTTAA
- a CDS encoding MerR family transcriptional regulator, with the protein MYKVSEFSALTGLSKETLRYYAQVGLLEPVFVDPANQYRYYDDGSYLLALLLAKLRGFGLTIHEMKTVMNDKSFDNLEKLLLKKKKNIESEIEELRSKVADIDEFIESGKERDK; encoded by the coding sequence ATGTATAAAGTCAGCGAATTTTCAGCTTTAACAGGATTAAGCAAAGAAACATTAAGATACTATGCCCAAGTCGGGCTTTTAGAGCCTGTGTTCGTCGACCCAGCCAACCAATACAGATATTACGACGACGGATCCTACCTTCTCGCTTTATTGTTGGCGAAGCTGCGGGGGTTCGGCTTGACCATCCATGAAATGAAGACTGTTATGAACGATAAATCCTTTGACAATCTGGAAAAATTATTGCTTAAAAAAAAGAAAAACATCGAATCTGAGATTGAAGAATTACGTTCTAAGGTAGCAGATATTGACGAGTTTATCGAGTCCGGAAAGGAGAGGGATAAATAA
- a CDS encoding class I SAM-dependent methyltransferase: MKETDFSTIADHYDNNHYRVKELEKDTTLKAHITKQKKEKYEVLDLSCGTGLYLAKQVPLFHDSRVRWTGLDASEAMLEKAKEKLGSIQLVHGCAESMPFESDKFDYIVNNYSFHHYQDKERALDEITRILTTNGLYKMHNMAIHAMPKWWVYHYFPQAYVEDVQRFWHHDEIYEALKKRGLEVQLHVDYRRQEVTVSDYLPHAENRDISVLTLISDDVYEKGLNKMKQEVKEDPLLTIPHEFAELFLTAKRR, encoded by the coding sequence ATGAAAGAAACCGACTTTTCTACTATTGCTGATCACTACGATAATAATCATTATAGAGTCAAAGAATTAGAAAAGGATACGACCTTAAAGGCCCATATCACTAAACAAAAGAAAGAGAAGTATGAAGTGCTTGATTTATCATGTGGAACAGGGCTGTATCTTGCTAAGCAAGTTCCTTTATTTCATGATTCACGAGTTCGATGGACTGGATTGGATGCATCGGAAGCTATGCTTGAAAAAGCAAAAGAAAAGCTTGGATCGATTCAGCTGGTTCATGGCTGCGCGGAGAGTATGCCTTTTGAGTCAGACAAATTTGATTACATAGTCAATAACTATTCGTTCCACCATTATCAGGACAAAGAAAGAGCTTTGGATGAGATTACACGGATTCTCACGACAAATGGACTGTACAAGATGCACAATATGGCTATTCATGCCATGCCGAAGTGGTGGGTGTATCACTACTTTCCTCAAGCTTATGTTGAGGATGTACAAAGATTCTGGCATCATGATGAGATCTATGAAGCACTTAAGAAAAGAGGTCTTGAAGTTCAATTACACGTGGACTATCGCCGGCAGGAGGTCACGGTCTCGGACTATCTTCCGCATGCGGAAAACCGGGATATTTCCGTATTGACGTTAATCAGTGACGATGTATATGAGAAAGGGCTGAACAAAATGAAGCAGGAGGTAAAGGAAGATCCCCTCCTAACCATTCCCCATGAATTTGCCGAGCTTTTCCTCACTGCAAAAAGACGATAG
- a CDS encoding TIGR04104 family putative zinc finger protein gives MPVCKSCQEEWTWGETMKKSFTLAAGITCPHCEKKQYLTASSRKKSSLSIFLIPFVMLISLLFDNSSPLFLFFLIGTGALVMSVQPFIMELSNEEEPLW, from the coding sequence ATGCCTGTATGCAAAAGCTGCCAAGAAGAATGGACATGGGGTGAAACCATGAAGAAATCTTTTACGTTAGCTGCTGGAATTACGTGCCCGCATTGTGAAAAGAAGCAATACCTTACTGCTTCCTCCAGAAAGAAAAGCAGTCTAAGTATTTTCCTTATTCCTTTCGTTATGTTGATCTCTCTTTTATTCGATAACTCTTCCCCACTCTTTTTATTCTTTTTAATAGGAACTGGAGCACTTGTGATGAGCGTGCAGCCTTTTATCATGGAATTATCCAATGAAGAGGAGCCGCTTTGGTAA
- a CDS encoding helix-turn-helix domain-containing protein has translation MKQFASSLAQIFLGLCILAGSWMIADAMKDNNPSGNSIEQVQVKPQTKDQLLSHSELQEYLGIKQDQVEKLLPKKEGNVTKSQIPYIQIGYEYYFPVKAVDQWLEETEAAIFD, from the coding sequence ATGAAGCAGTTTGCTAGCAGTCTAGCGCAGATTTTTTTAGGTTTATGTATTTTAGCAGGGTCCTGGATGATCGCCGATGCGATGAAAGATAATAATCCTTCTGGGAATTCTATTGAACAGGTACAAGTGAAACCCCAGACGAAAGATCAATTATTGAGTCATTCGGAATTACAAGAATACTTAGGAATTAAACAGGACCAAGTAGAAAAGCTCCTGCCAAAAAAAGAAGGAAACGTCACCAAGAGCCAAATTCCTTACATACAGATTGGCTATGAATACTATTTTCCAGTCAAAGCTGTTGATCAATGGCTGGAAGAAACGGAAGCTGCAATTTTTGATTAA
- a CDS encoding TetR/AcrR family transcriptional regulator, whose amino-acid sequence MDPKKKNIIEQSIKLFARKGFSSTSVQEIARECNISKGAFYLHFKSKDELLYELFEHYWRRMQRRVNEVSSEPLEPNEKFAQQLKITIEEVANHREFIIMQVREQVIPFNENIEQFIKKMRYHSYLFYKNHLISIYGKEAEAYAWEGSLITQSLVSNYIDLIIIDNVEFNFLEVANSIVTKVDYMMKGIMENKDIPVITEEIIEQMAPDDFGLSQLNEIIRELKEVTVSEADRDIKDTAEVLTLELERTSPRVAVVKGMASNLEKHEEYLDLASKLRAYFI is encoded by the coding sequence ATGGATCCAAAGAAAAAGAATATTATAGAGCAATCGATCAAGCTATTTGCAAGAAAAGGCTTCAGCTCTACTTCCGTGCAGGAGATTGCCAGAGAATGCAATATCTCCAAAGGCGCTTTTTATCTTCATTTTAAGTCTAAGGATGAGTTGTTATATGAATTGTTTGAGCATTACTGGAGAAGAATGCAGCGGCGGGTCAACGAGGTTTCTTCCGAGCCTCTTGAGCCGAATGAAAAATTCGCCCAGCAGCTAAAGATTACAATTGAGGAAGTAGCGAATCACAGGGAATTCATTATTATGCAGGTCCGTGAGCAGGTTATTCCTTTTAATGAAAATATCGAGCAATTTATTAAAAAGATGCGCTACCATTCGTATTTATTTTATAAAAATCATCTAATTTCCATCTATGGAAAAGAGGCGGAGGCTTATGCCTGGGAAGGAAGCTTAATCACCCAAAGCTTAGTCAGTAATTACATTGATTTAATCATCATAGATAACGTAGAGTTTAACTTTTTAGAAGTAGCTAACTCTATTGTTACGAAGGTAGATTACATGATGAAGGGGATTATGGAAAACAAGGATATTCCCGTCATCACGGAGGAGATTATTGAGCAGATGGCTCCAGACGACTTCGGTCTCTCACAGCTGAATGAGATCATCCGTGAGTTAAAAGAAGTCACCGTGTCAGAAGCGGATCGGGATATTAAAGATACAGCTGAAGTTCTCACTCTTGAATTGGAACGCACTTCTCCGCGTGTAGCAGTAGTCAAAGGAATGGCTTCTAATCTTGAAAAACATGAAGAGTATTTAGATTTAGCTTCTAAACTAAGAGCTTATTTTATTTAA